Proteins encoded in a region of the Sulfurimonas marina genome:
- a CDS encoding D-2-hydroxyacid dehydrogenase has product MKIVLLDTITFGDTDLSGFEQFGDVITYAKTAPEHTQERVVDADVIVTNKVVITKEIMQECKSLKLICVAATGMNNVNLEAAAELGIAVKNVAGYSTDSVIQHTFSMLFYLMGHSRYYDESIKDGTYSNSGVFTDVSRPFFEVKGKKWGIIGLGEIGRGVAKVASCFGADVCYYSTSGKNNNSEYKSVDLNTLLSSCDIVTIHAPLNEQTNNLLDYKELSSCKEGAIVLNLGRGGIINEDAVAKLVDEKNLYFGLDVFVKEPLPSESPLLSVNNKERLYMTPHIAWTSVEARDELIAGVITNIKESI; this is encoded by the coding sequence ATGAAAATAGTTCTTCTTGATACGATCACATTTGGAGATACGGATTTAAGTGGATTTGAGCAGTTTGGTGACGTAATTACTTATGCAAAAACTGCACCCGAGCATACGCAAGAGAGAGTAGTTGATGCCGATGTAATCGTAACTAACAAAGTTGTAATCACAAAAGAGATCATGCAAGAATGCAAGAGTTTAAAACTCATTTGTGTAGCAGCAACGGGGATGAACAATGTCAATCTTGAAGCTGCTGCAGAGCTTGGAATTGCCGTTAAGAATGTTGCAGGATATTCGACAGATTCTGTAATCCAGCACACTTTTTCAATGCTATTTTATCTGATGGGGCATTCACGTTATTATGATGAGAGTATTAAAGATGGTACTTACTCAAACAGCGGTGTTTTTACAGATGTTAGCCGTCCTTTTTTTGAAGTAAAAGGGAAAAAGTGGGGTATCATAGGGCTTGGTGAAATTGGTCGCGGAGTTGCAAAAGTAGCAAGTTGTTTCGGTGCTGATGTTTGTTACTACTCAACAAGTGGGAAAAACAACAATTCTGAGTACAAAAGTGTTGATCTAAACACACTTTTAAGCAGTTGTGACATTGTTACGATCCATGCACCTTTAAATGAGCAGACAAACAACCTTTTAGATTATAAAGAGTTGAGTTCTTGTAAAGAGGGTGCGATCGTTTTAAATCTCGGTCGCGGCGGGATCATCAATGAAGATGCGGTTGCAAAACTTGTTGACGAAAAGAATCTTTATTTCGGTCTTGATGTGTTTGTAAAAGAACCTTTACCGAGTGAATCACCGCTTTTAAGTGTGAATAACAAAGAGCGCCTTTACATGACTCCTCACATAGCTTGGACATCTGTTGAAGCAAGAGATGAGCTGATTGCGGGTGTGATCACAAACATTAAAGAGAGTATCTAA